In Chitinophaga varians, the following are encoded in one genomic region:
- a CDS encoding response regulator transcription factor encodes MSLKPIHLAIVDESSLFIKMMKNYLLGQRNMEVVFHTSELSSLFKKLRDVDVNVLLIDVFVHQQNVLDALEIIRSEYPEIKILILSKSTDVSLISSLLDLGIHGYISKMDEPEELVRAIVSVAEGEIHRNKLLTEALYLHRHNNNNSNSRIYTVLDLAVLDDREKRILQLLWEEKSNKEIADEVFLSVRSIEKIRQNMKEKLGVKSTVGLLKYAINKKIVLIDQYT; translated from the coding sequence ATGTCACTGAAACCTATCCATCTGGCTATCGTAGATGAGAGCTCTCTGTTTATTAAGATGATGAAGAACTACCTCCTCGGACAAAGAAATATGGAGGTTGTTTTTCATACATCGGAATTGTCTTCTTTGTTTAAAAAGTTACGGGATGTTGACGTGAATGTTTTGCTGATAGACGTCTTTGTCCATCAACAAAATGTACTCGACGCCCTGGAGATTATCCGAAGTGAGTATCCAGAAATTAAAATACTGATACTATCGAAGTCCACAGACGTAAGCCTTATAAGTAGTCTGCTCGACCTGGGCATCCATGGGTATATTTCCAAAATGGATGAGCCGGAAGAGCTGGTACGGGCCATCGTGTCTGTTGCGGAAGGCGAAATACACCGTAATAAACTGCTGACAGAGGCATTGTACCTTCACAGGCACAACAATAACAATAGTAACAGCAGGATATATACGGTATTGGACCTGGCAGTGCTGGACGACCGGGAAAAAAGAATTTTGCAGTTGCTTTGGGAAGAAAAGAGCAATAAAGAAATCGCGGATGAGGTATTCCTGAGCGTAAGGTCAATAGAAAAGATCCGGCAAAATATGAAAGAGAAGCTGGGTGTGAAATCGACAGTGGGACTGCTGAAGTATGCGATAAACAAAAAGATTGTACTAATTGATCAATACACTTGA
- a CDS encoding thioesterase II family protein — protein sequence MDKVKLFCFPYAGGSAAVFNKWHRQLLPFVELVPVELAGRGKRMQEPLYRSVDEMVDDVYRIIKDDVRKGHYALYGHSMGSMIAFELAQRIVHDNLPVPLHIFFSGRGAPGVKGKPEKNYALMTDDEFRAEVMQLGGTPREFFEYPELLEIFLPLLKNDFRLADEERYNRETKPLPCDISVFLGKDDELTPEQCDGWKKHNHTLCSVVYFEGGHFFIHDDTDQILDCINNVIQRACARREDRQNAGLASFS from the coding sequence ATGGATAAGGTAAAATTGTTTTGTTTTCCTTACGCGGGCGGTTCAGCCGCGGTATTTAACAAATGGCACCGGCAGCTGCTTCCGTTTGTTGAACTGGTACCGGTGGAACTTGCAGGAAGAGGAAAGCGTATGCAGGAACCTTTATACCGAAGTGTGGACGAAATGGTGGATGATGTGTACCGGATCATAAAAGATGATGTGCGAAAAGGGCACTATGCTTTGTATGGACATAGCATGGGCAGCATGATCGCCTTTGAACTGGCGCAGAGGATTGTACACGACAACCTGCCGGTACCTCTGCATATATTTTTTTCCGGAAGAGGTGCTCCCGGCGTGAAAGGCAAACCCGAAAAGAACTACGCTTTGATGACGGACGATGAGTTTCGCGCGGAAGTGATGCAGCTGGGTGGCACTCCCCGTGAATTTTTTGAGTATCCCGAGCTACTTGAGATATTTCTGCCTCTGTTGAAAAATGATTTCCGCCTTGCCGACGAAGAAAGATACAACCGGGAGACAAAGCCGCTTCCTTGTGATATTTCTGTCTTCCTGGGTAAAGACGATGAACTGACCCCGGAACAATGCGACGGCTGGAAAAAACATAACCATACGCTCTGCAGCGTGGTCTACTTTGAAGGCGGACATTTCTTTATCCACGATGATACTGATCAGATACTGGATTGCATCAATAATGTCATACAAAGGGCCTGTGCGCGCCGGGAAGACCGGCAGAACGCCGGACTGGCATCGTTCTCTTGA
- a CDS encoding UpxY family transcription antiterminator, with translation MNKFVAGWYVLYTRSRHEKKVADQLTEEGMSLYLPVKKELRTWHDRKKYISAPLFESYVFVYLNNIHDYYQGLGARGVLHYVKFGREVARVPEDVIDYIRTLTEIDENIEVSSDYFRPGMQLFIKHGPLTGIPCEIIHADNRKKILVRIHILQRNLLMELHPEYFLTTSD, from the coding sequence ATGAACAAATTTGTTGCAGGATGGTATGTCTTATATACCAGGTCGCGCCATGAAAAAAAAGTGGCAGACCAGCTGACGGAAGAAGGTATGTCCCTCTATCTTCCCGTAAAAAAAGAGTTGAGAACGTGGCATGACCGCAAAAAATATATTTCAGCTCCGCTTTTTGAATCCTATGTGTTCGTCTACCTGAATAACATACATGACTACTACCAGGGGCTGGGCGCAAGAGGTGTCTTGCATTATGTGAAGTTCGGCCGTGAAGTGGCCCGCGTCCCGGAAGACGTTATCGACTACATACGCACGCTGACTGAAATAGACGAGAATATAGAAGTGTCATCCGATTACTTCAGGCCGGGAATGCAGCTGTTTATCAAACATGGGCCGCTGACCGGTATTCCCTGCGAGATCATTCATGCCGACAACCGCAAAAAGATCCTGGTCAGGATACATATACTTCAACGTAACCTGCTGATGGAACTGCATCCTGAATATTTTTTAACTACCTCTGATTAA
- a CDS encoding cyclic peptide export ABC transporter, with translation MTQHVLRLLFIICITGALSAACAASEVPGQQIDEQVTRQMKQGKIPGLSLVMIKKGRLTIRSYGYANAELRTPVTPYTLFEIGSCSKAFVALAILDLANREKIDLDSSVSAYLPWFYARYRDSIVTVTLRQLLHQTSGIPWETIGLIPESADSNALDQTIKRLTGVRLRRLPGKGYEYATINYDVLALVIEKVTGKPFDDYLQQHIFQKLGMVHTAVGVPSDSSAMASGHKISFFRPRVYAAPVYKGNYAAGYIISNAVDMARWLRFQMAADSSLLSRLARATQQRDEKVPLHNMASYAMGWEVSLNGNGEIYHGGQNPNFTSYVAFRPEDSTGVVVLANSNSSSTAAIGETVMKLLSGEPLPKTNVPDDGNDKVFSLLSAVIGIYVLGALVFLCIAIGGIAGGKRKYAGISYRQVWRAMAALFLTAPFLFGIYLLPEALGGFSWKTVGVWTPMSFTALIVLILAAIAVSGLVYVVRLVFPENNIFRRTVPSLILISILSGLANMLIIILVTSALETALPLRYLVFYYVLALGMYLLGRRFVQVSLIRLTRKLVYDLQIKLIDRIFASTFQKFERIDRGRIYTALNDDVTTIGESTSMLVTLITSIFTAAGAFLYLASIAFWATVLTVLLVAAISILYFLVSKTTNRYFEAARDMRNVFIHLINGMVDGFKEISIRRKKKLAYKADISGTTGDYRDRLIKADVRFVHAFLVGESLLVALLGLVAFAFPRIFPDIQRYVIMNFIILLLYLIGPVNAILGSVPAILHLRIAWNRVRRFTAELPAGQGEELLPEPHEPVVNSIGLEGVCFGYKDEQEQLLFSVGPINLEARKGEVLFIIGGNGSGKTTLAKLLSGLYEPDEGRLLVNGKPVNSRQLSEYFSVVFSPAHLFRKLYDIDLKGRQEEVDNYLKILKLEGKVTINEDIYSTIELSGGQRKRLALLQCYLEDSPVYLFDEWAADQDPEYRNFFYRTLLPEMKRQGRIIIAITHDDHYFDVADRVFKMTQGRLELYRNEYPLHEVLSENITIPLFNRKNK, from the coding sequence ATGACGCAACACGTCCTCAGACTACTGTTCATCATCTGCATTACAGGCGCTCTAAGTGCCGCTTGCGCGGCGTCGGAAGTGCCCGGCCAACAGATCGATGAACAGGTAACACGGCAGATGAAGCAGGGGAAAATACCCGGGCTCAGCCTCGTTATGATAAAAAAAGGCCGGCTAACTATCCGCAGCTACGGATATGCAAACGCAGAACTGCGGACACCGGTTACTCCCTATACACTGTTTGAAATAGGATCGTGCAGCAAGGCATTTGTTGCATTGGCGATACTTGACCTGGCAAACCGGGAAAAAATAGATCTCGACAGCAGTGTGTCTGCTTACCTTCCCTGGTTTTACGCCAGGTACAGGGATAGCATTGTGACGGTTACCTTACGCCAGCTGTTGCATCAGACGAGCGGTATTCCCTGGGAGACAATCGGGCTGATACCGGAAAGCGCCGACAGCAATGCGCTTGATCAGACCATCAAACGGTTAACAGGCGTCCGTTTACGGCGCCTCCCCGGAAAGGGCTACGAATATGCCACAATCAATTACGACGTCCTTGCACTGGTCATTGAAAAGGTAACAGGAAAGCCGTTTGATGATTACCTGCAGCAACACATTTTTCAGAAGCTGGGAATGGTCCATACGGCTGTGGGAGTGCCATCAGACAGCTCGGCAATGGCAAGCGGCCACAAAATCAGCTTCTTCAGGCCGCGTGTATATGCGGCGCCTGTCTATAAAGGAAACTACGCCGCCGGATATATTATTTCGAATGCCGTGGACATGGCCAGGTGGCTGCGCTTCCAGATGGCTGCAGACAGCTCGCTGCTTTCACGGTTGGCCCGAGCAACGCAGCAGCGCGACGAAAAAGTGCCCCTGCACAATATGGCGTCTTATGCCATGGGATGGGAAGTGTCGCTGAATGGCAACGGAGAAATCTACCACGGCGGACAAAATCCCAATTTCACATCTTATGTGGCATTCCGGCCGGAAGACAGTACCGGTGTTGTCGTACTCGCAAATTCCAACAGCAGTTCTACTGCCGCCATCGGGGAAACGGTCATGAAGTTGTTGTCAGGAGAACCCCTGCCAAAAACAAACGTGCCTGATGACGGAAATGATAAGGTCTTCTCCCTGCTGTCCGCTGTAATCGGTATATACGTATTGGGAGCGCTGGTCTTTTTATGCATCGCCATCGGCGGCATTGCAGGAGGAAAAAGAAAATATGCAGGTATTTCATACCGGCAGGTATGGAGGGCAATGGCTGCACTTTTTTTAACTGCTCCTTTTTTGTTCGGTATCTATCTTTTACCTGAGGCGCTGGGCGGCTTTTCGTGGAAAACAGTTGGGGTATGGACTCCCATGAGCTTCACCGCATTGATCGTTCTTATACTTGCGGCCATCGCGGTCAGCGGTCTGGTATATGTTGTCAGACTCGTCTTCCCGGAAAATAATATATTCAGGAGAACAGTCCCCTCCCTGATCCTGATAAGCATATTGTCTGGCCTTGCCAATATGCTAATTATCATATTAGTGACTTCAGCCCTGGAAACAGCGTTGCCGCTCCGATACCTTGTTTTTTATTATGTGCTGGCTTTAGGTATGTATCTGCTCGGCAGAAGGTTTGTACAGGTCAGCCTTATCAGGTTAACCAGAAAGCTGGTATATGATTTACAGATAAAACTGATTGACAGGATATTTGCTTCCACGTTTCAAAAGTTTGAAAGAATTGACAGGGGCAGGATCTATACGGCTCTGAACGACGATGTGACTACCATCGGCGAGTCGACGAGTATGCTGGTCACGCTGATCACCAGCATTTTTACCGCCGCCGGCGCTTTTCTGTACCTCGCATCCATCGCTTTCTGGGCAACGGTGCTTACCGTATTGCTGGTGGCAGCTATCTCCATACTTTATTTCCTGGTGAGTAAAACTACCAACAGGTATTTTGAAGCGGCACGCGATATGCGCAATGTGTTTATTCACCTGATCAACGGAATGGTAGATGGATTCAAGGAGATCAGCATCCGCCGGAAGAAGAAACTGGCCTATAAGGCCGACATCTCCGGAACTACAGGGGACTACAGGGACAGGCTGATAAAAGCCGATGTCCGTTTCGTACATGCTTTTCTGGTAGGCGAGTCGCTGCTGGTAGCCTTACTGGGATTGGTAGCTTTCGCCTTCCCCAGGATTTTCCCTGATATACAGCGTTATGTGATTATGAATTTCATCATTCTGTTGCTCTACCTGATTGGCCCGGTCAATGCCATATTAGGGTCAGTACCAGCGATTTTACACCTGAGGATAGCCTGGAACAGGGTCCGCAGGTTTACCGCAGAGTTGCCTGCCGGTCAGGGGGAGGAACTGCTGCCGGAACCCCACGAACCGGTCGTGAACAGCATTGGGCTGGAAGGCGTTTGCTTCGGGTATAAGGATGAACAGGAGCAGTTGTTGTTTTCGGTAGGGCCGATTAACCTGGAAGCCCGGAAAGGGGAGGTGCTGTTTATCATTGGCGGCAATGGCAGTGGCAAGACCACACTGGCTAAACTGCTTTCAGGATTATACGAGCCTGACGAAGGACGGTTACTGGTAAATGGCAAACCGGTAAATAGCCGCCAGCTAAGCGAGTATTTTTCCGTTGTATTCAGTCCTGCCCATCTGTTCAGAAAGCTATATGATATCGACCTGAAAGGCAGGCAGGAAGAGGTAGATAACTATCTGAAAATACTAAAGCTGGAAGGAAAAGTAACCATCAATGAAGATATATACAGCACCATTGAATTGTCAGGCGGACAGAGAAAGAGGCTGGCCCTTTTACAGTGTTACCTGGAAGACTCGCCGGTATATCTTTTTGACGAATGGGCGGCAGACCAGGACCCGGAGTACCGGAATTTCTTTTACCGCACGTTACTTCCGGAGATGAAAAGACAAGGCAGGATCATTATTGCCATCACGCACGACGACCATTACTTTGATGTTGCCGACAGGGTATTCAAAATGACGCAGGGCCGTCTTGAATTATACAGAAATGAATACCCGCTGCATGAAGTATTGTCTGAAAATATAACGATCCCTTTATTTAACAGGAAAAACAAGTAA
- a CDS encoding cupin-like domain-containing protein: MDQVITLDNISRDSFYNDYVKPGRPLRIRKATAAWKALKIWNADYFKSIEGDLKLAAKNADVASGKRETLYLSEYVSLLEEHERQLRDGKCPPQPLYLHDVPIFHLLPSLVQDIEPFPLELLPKWYWKNWHNYIQFFMGATGSLTPLHFDTLYTHNLFFQVAGRKKFILIPGNQKAMCYIKGWRWSDFDPARPDYERFPEAKGLTLVEVVLEPGDVLYIPSGMLHQVHGLSYSISFNIDWHTPRSAGKGVFSLFEGAPRKNIYYNSLILLGVGLKVPPKIIFPYYKSYLNYIS, from the coding sequence ATGGACCAGGTAATCACTCTGGATAATATTTCCCGTGACTCTTTTTACAATGATTACGTTAAACCGGGAAGGCCGCTTCGCATCCGAAAGGCCACGGCGGCCTGGAAGGCCCTGAAGATATGGAATGCAGATTATTTCAAATCCATAGAAGGGGACCTGAAGCTGGCAGCCAAAAATGCAGATGTGGCTTCCGGAAAACGGGAGACGCTGTACCTCAGCGAATACGTTTCGCTGCTGGAGGAGCATGAGAGGCAGCTCCGCGATGGCAAGTGCCCGCCTCAACCGCTTTACCTGCACGACGTGCCGATTTTTCACCTGCTTCCATCGCTGGTACAGGATATTGAACCCTTCCCGCTGGAGCTGCTGCCTAAATGGTATTGGAAGAACTGGCATAACTATATACAGTTTTTCATGGGGGCAACGGGTAGCCTGACTCCCCTGCATTTTGACACGTTATATACGCACAATCTTTTTTTTCAGGTAGCAGGACGTAAAAAATTTATCCTGATCCCCGGCAACCAGAAGGCCATGTGCTATATCAAAGGATGGAGATGGTCTGATTTTGATCCTGCCAGGCCAGACTACGAACGCTTCCCGGAAGCAAAAGGGCTGACGCTTGTAGAGGTGGTCCTGGAGCCGGGAGATGTGTTGTATATACCTTCAGGTATGCTGCACCAGGTACACGGATTAAGCTATTCCATTTCGTTTAATATCGACTGGCATACGCCCAGGAGCGCCGGCAAAGGAGTGTTTTCGCTCTTTGAAGGTGCCCCCCGGAAAAATATCTATTATAATTCGCTGATACTTTTGGGGGTGGGATTAAAAGTTCCGCCAAAGATCATCTTCCCGTACTATAAATCTTACCTGAATTATATCAGTTAA